The following coding sequences lie in one Alicyclobacillus curvatus genomic window:
- the hppD gene encoding 4-hydroxyphenylpyruvate dioxygenase: MADHLPLLGIDYIELYVGNAKLFAYYLSKGYGFQVKAYAGMETGVRDRVSYVLEQGDIRLVVTGALSANHPVAEFVKYHGDGVKEIAFLVDDAATSYQAAVEHGAIAVSDVEVFEDADGFVRKSVVGTYGDTVHAFVERGNYQGSFWPGYRKADNMFGGQPKGLLAVDHTVGNVELGKMEYWVNYYEKALGFEQFIHFSDDDISTEYSALMSKVMENGGGKIKFPINEPAVGKKKSQIQEYLDFYGGPGVQHIALKTNNIIRTVSELKEAGVEFLNAPDAYYDELWDRIGQIDEDTKRLQELNILVDRDEEGYLLQIFTRPLMDRPTVFIEIIQRKGSRGFGNGNFKALFEAIEKEQALRGNL; encoded by the coding sequence ATGGCGGATCATTTGCCGCTCTTAGGCATTGATTACATTGAACTTTACGTGGGGAATGCAAAGTTATTTGCGTATTACCTGTCAAAAGGCTACGGATTTCAGGTTAAGGCTTACGCAGGAATGGAAACAGGCGTGCGGGATAGGGTGTCCTACGTACTCGAACAGGGAGACATTCGTCTCGTTGTCACTGGGGCATTGTCCGCCAATCATCCAGTTGCAGAATTCGTCAAGTATCATGGTGATGGCGTCAAAGAAATCGCTTTCTTGGTTGATGACGCTGCAACTTCATACCAAGCGGCTGTTGAACACGGGGCCATTGCGGTGAGTGATGTGGAAGTCTTCGAAGACGCGGACGGATTCGTCCGCAAGTCCGTTGTTGGAACGTATGGAGACACCGTCCATGCATTTGTCGAACGGGGAAATTATCAAGGAAGTTTCTGGCCAGGGTACAGGAAGGCGGATAACATGTTTGGGGGCCAGCCGAAGGGTCTCCTCGCTGTCGATCATACCGTTGGCAACGTAGAACTCGGCAAGATGGAATACTGGGTGAATTACTACGAAAAAGCACTCGGCTTTGAGCAGTTTATTCATTTCTCGGATGACGACATCAGCACAGAGTACTCGGCCCTGATGTCAAAAGTGATGGAAAATGGCGGCGGGAAGATTAAGTTCCCCATCAATGAACCTGCTGTCGGAAAGAAAAAGTCACAGATCCAGGAATACCTCGACTTCTACGGAGGTCCTGGCGTTCAGCATATCGCCCTGAAGACAAACAACATCATTCGCACCGTGTCGGAACTGAAGGAAGCAGGTGTCGAATTCCTGAATGCACCGGATGCTTACTATGATGAACTCTGGGATAGGATTGGGCAGATTGATGAGGACACCAAGCGGCTGCAGGAACTGAATATCCTTGTTGACCGAGATGAAGAAGGTTACCTCCTCCAGATCTTCACCAGACCACTGATGGACAGACCGACGGTGTTTATTGAAATCATCCAACGCAAGGGAAGTCGCGGTTTTGGGAACGGCAACTTCAAAGCATTATTTGAAGCCATTGAGAAAGAACAGGCCCTGCGAGGCAACCTGTAA